The DNA region CCCGATGTCGCCTTTGAGCACGGTGATCGTTCCGCGGTCGAACAATATCCCTTCGCGTACGACAAAACCGTACTGATCGAATTTTTCGGAAAGCGACAGCGCCTGGCCTGCGTTATCAGCAACGAGAAAACGCCGGAGGTGCGCGTTGACGGCCGGTCGGTCGGTTTTCAAGCGGACTACATCGGCGAGCGATTTCAACCCCGCCAGTTCGGCTGGAAGCGCTGGTCCCTCGCCTGGAGCGCGAAGCGCGATGAACCCGATCCTGCCTTCCGGCAGGTTGCGGAGATCTTTAAGATCGAAATCACTGAGGACGAAATACCCAAGGATATCTGCCAGACATATATCGACCGCGGTTTCATACCCGGCGTCGACCTCGGTGATCTCGCGCAGCAAGCCCGTGATCTTCGCTCCGAACTGCTGACGCACCTGTTTAATGCCGTCCGGCTGCCCGATCCGGTGGGTTAGCGTGTCAATAGTGACTTTCAGATCGCTCAGTTCTGCCTGCCTTTGATCGATCTCGTCTTCCAACGCCTGCAATTCGGTTTCTTTGGCCTTGAGCAGGCCCTGCGCCTCGCTCAGTTGCGCAGAGAGTTTGTCTTGTTCGCGGATCGTCTCCTGCAGTTCATTGTCTTTTTGTTTTTTGTTTGACTGGTACTGGACCAGTTCCTGCGCTATTTCCGAGAGCTCGTTATTTATCCGGTCAATGATCGCGGTTTTGTTCAACCGGGAAGATTCCAGTTTGACGATCTCGTCCCGGTCCAGATCGATGATCGACTTCAGTTCACCGATCTCCTCATCCTGTTTCTTGAGCGCCTGCTGGGACGCAAAATACTCGGCCTGGGTTTTTACCAGATCAGCCTTTGTGTTCCGGGATCGTTCCTCGTTCGCTGATAGTTCCGCTTGCAAGTGCGCCAGGGATTCCTCGTGTTCGATCATCCGCTTGCGGTTGGACGCGACAAACTCCTGTTTCTCCTTGGCGCTGGCCACAAGGCGTTCCGAAGTTATGAGCAGGTCTTTTGCTTTTTCATCCGACTGAGCAATAGCGGCTTCTAGTTCGGCGATCGCTTGCTTGATGTCATTGATCCGGGCCGCGCTTTCTTTTTTCTGCTGCTCGGCAGCGGTCAGTTCTTCTTTCCACCGCTTCCGCTCTTCTTCAAGGCGGCTGAGAGCCTGGAGCGCTGACTGCCGCTCATTATCCCTGCTTGCCTTTCGCTCGCGGGCATCGCTGATACTCTTCATGATCCCGAGATGATCGGCTTTCATGATCGTCAGGTTCACGGTCTTGTATTCTTCACGCAGTTCCTGGTACATCTGGGCTTGGCGTGCCTGCCTTCTCAGGCTCCGGATACCTCGTTCCATCTCGCCGATCACGTCCTCGAGCCTCAACAGATCCTGTTCGGTTTGCTCAAGGCGCCGGTTGGTTTGTTCGCGGCGTTCCTGGTAGCGGAGGATGCCCGATACATCGTCGAACATGTCCTTGGTATCACCATGGATGATTTTTTCGATCTCGGCAAGTTCCAGGAATGAATAGGTTAGCGTTCCCGAGTTAAGGAAAAGGGCCTGGATGTCTTGCAAACGGCATTTGACGCGGTTTAGATAAAATTCGCTTTCGCCCGTGCGATAGAATCTCCTTTTGATCTCGAATTCACTGCCGAATTGGGGAAAAAAGTCTTCGTTCTCGATGATCACGCTTACTTCCGTGAAATTAGTATCGTCGATAAGCTCCGGCGAGGTATGGATAAGATCTTCATTTTTCTCGCATCGCAGAGCCTTCATACTCTGTTCACCGAACACCCAACGGAGGGCATCAAAAATGTTCGATTTGCCGCTGCCGTTAGGACCGACAAAAGCGGTGATCCCCGGCGTCAGGACACACTTGGTCTCGCCGGCGAATGATTTGAAACCGTACAGCCCGATATCCTTGATCTTCACTTATCCGCTTGGTTTATTCTTCTTCCTTAAGATAGATCTCCCGCTCAAGGAAGGGATGATAGTCACTCCATTCTTTTTCGATCCCCCGGCTCCGGCGGATGGCGTCGTTCATCATTTCCACTTTGGAATCAAGGTTATCGATGAAGTGCAGTATGATCGCTTCGGGAAAGGAGGGCAGTTTGGGGGAGCCGTATTCCAGTTCGCCGTGGTGCGACAGGATCATGTGCAGGACCTTGAGTTTTAACTCTTCGGGGAAATGCGGGATTTTGTCGATTTTTTCTTTCACCATGTCGCAGCCGATGACGATGTGCCCTATCAGCCGTCCGCGCGTCGAGATATCGATCTTCTTGTGGTACGTGTACTCGTAGATCTTGCCAATATCGTGTAGCAGTGCGCCGGCGATCAGTAGGTCCTTGTTCACGAACGAATATGTTGTCTGGATCAGGGTTACCTGTTTCACGACGGTCCGGGTGTGGACGGCTAACCCGCCGAGGTGGGCATGATGAGCTCTTTTGGCGGCCGGGGCCTGGCGGAAGAGGTTGGTGATGAACATGTCGCCGAAAAAAAGGTCTAGCAGTTTACGCAGGTGAGTGTTCTGTACCTGCTTTACGTAGTCCGTGATCTCGGACATCACTGCATTGATGTCCTCATCGGGACCGGGTAAAAAATCCTCGCTGTTGATCTCATCCTCAGAGAGGCGGCTGATGGCCTGGACCACGATCTGGAGCCGATCATTGTACTCATTGACGTTCCCGGAGACGTATACGAACTCGCCGGCCGGGATCGCCCGTACCTCGTCACTGGCGTTGTCCCAGGCGATGCCTTCGATCGTGCCGGTGCGGTCCGAAAATTCGGTGAGTGAAAAAGATCCTCCATCTTTTTTCTCTTTCAGGATCTTTTTCGATAAAATGAACTTGTCCTTGACAGTCTGTCCGGCCTTAAGTTCTTCGACAAACTGGCTTTTCATGGGTCCTGGCGGTGATGGCGCTGGCGGCGACGGTAACGATCAAATAAGCGCTGCAACAACGTATCGTTGGCGGATGGTCTACCGGAGTGGCGGTAAAACAACGTTATTTACTCGGAGTCTCAAGATGAAGGATCTTTTTCTTGATCAGGTCAAGTTTTTCCCGCAAAACGCTTTCTTCTTTTTTCTCGGCCTCAAGCGCGCTCCGGATTTCTTCACGCTGCTGTTTTACTAGCGCCGTTTCACTCTGGATCTTGGTTTCCTCTTTTTTCAATGTTTCAAGGCGCTTGATGAGCTCGGCTTCTTGAACCTTGAGTTTTTCGATCGTATGCACTACGGGATTGGCTTCCAACTCTCTTTTACGGGTAAGGTATTCTTCATTCAATTTGTTCAGGGCAACCTGAGTATCCGATGTTTGTTTTTTCGCTTCATCGAGGTTCTTCTTGACCTCTGCTGTTTCGTTCTTCAGCGAGTCGATCTTCGGCAGGAACACTTCTTCCTGGCGTTTGTTAATATTCTCGAC from bacterium includes:
- the smc gene encoding chromosome segregation protein SMC; translation: MKIKDIGLYGFKSFAGETKCVLTPGITAFVGPNGSGKSNIFDALRWVFGEQSMKALRCEKNEDLIHTSPELIDDTNFTEVSVIIENEDFFPQFGSEFEIKRRFYRTGESEFYLNRVKCRLQDIQALFLNSGTLTYSFLELAEIEKIIHGDTKDMFDDVSGILRYQERREQTNRRLEQTEQDLLRLEDVIGEMERGIRSLRRQARQAQMYQELREEYKTVNLTIMKADHLGIMKSISDARERKASRDNERQSALQALSRLEEERKRWKEELTAAEQQKKESAARINDIKQAIAELEAAIAQSDEKAKDLLITSERLVASAKEKQEFVASNRKRMIEHEESLAHLQAELSANEERSRNTKADLVKTQAEYFASQQALKKQDEEIGELKSIIDLDRDEIVKLESSRLNKTAIIDRINNELSEIAQELVQYQSNKKQKDNELQETIREQDKLSAQLSEAQGLLKAKETELQALEDEIDQRQAELSDLKVTIDTLTHRIGQPDGIKQVRQQFGAKITGLLREITEVDAGYETAVDICLADILGYFVLSDFDLKDLRNLPEGRIGFIALRAPGEGPALPAELAGLKSLADVVRLKTDRPAVNAHLRRFLVADNAGQALSLSEKFDQYGFVVREGILFDRGTITVLKGDIGYFRITQALQESRRRHETLSNEMIFTRDRKKHAIADLDGLRQNIEQLSGALINLSMTRSEATLHLNELSQQVQRLTREQDHLTAERDALAGDIELIQKQTADFDIKKNTAAAEITSLTSAVEQSTSIAAQLKSRIEEQTAALNEFVLQTSVLKERHDSIEKTIAAMLQDNKTVENEIAAIHKNEVTQQLVEIQERLRSLKSEAAVKKQTLAELEFTAQDKRIEEISGKQESLYEELTAKQKSLEEIQNDVLKIDYEVFQFEYRQEELAKKAMAEFSTDLAVYQSEKIPDINAKQVEIRERLEKLGEINPLSLQAYEQEKKRLDEFFTQRNDIIAAKQSLLKSIDELDQRARDRFITTFNEVKEKFNTVFANFFEGGEADLVLSDAANPLTSEVQIVVRMKGKRVKMINQLSGGERTLLAVSLLLAFYLVKPAPFCILDEIDAPLDDANVVRFNKFLRDLSQRTQVVIITHNRATMEYADYLYGLTMERAGQSKIISVRLADLEKLDAAL
- a CDS encoding HD domain-containing protein, whose translation is MKSQFVEELKAGQTVKDKFILSKKILKEKKDGGSFSLTEFSDRTGTIEGIAWDNASDEVRAIPAGEFVYVSGNVNEYNDRLQIVVQAISRLSEDEINSEDFLPGPDEDINAVMSEITDYVKQVQNTHLRKLLDLFFGDMFITNLFRQAPAAKRAHHAHLGGLAVHTRTVVKQVTLIQTTYSFVNKDLLIAGALLHDIGKIYEYTYHKKIDISTRGRLIGHIVIGCDMVKEKIDKIPHFPEELKLKVLHMILSHHGELEYGSPKLPSFPEAIILHFIDNLDSKVEMMNDAIRRSRGIEKEWSDYHPFLEREIYLKEEE